In the genome of Acidimicrobiia bacterium, one region contains:
- a CDS encoding DUF2587 domain-containing protein, giving the protein MTDSETAVPAEVIEEPEPDPSFVKAPKLMRIASMTRAMLDEIRQAPLDDAGRRRLADIFDNSIMELQDVLSPDLRQELDGLFIPLAAETVTEAELRVAQAQLVGWLEGLFAGIQATLWSQQAAAASQLEQMRVRALEAGRARPGDVPGQYL; this is encoded by the coding sequence ATGACCGACAGCGAGACGGCGGTACCCGCCGAAGTGATTGAGGAGCCGGAGCCGGACCCGTCTTTCGTGAAGGCGCCCAAGCTGATGCGGATCGCCTCCATGACCAGGGCGATGCTCGACGAGATCCGCCAGGCGCCGCTCGACGACGCCGGCCGGCGGCGTCTCGCCGACATCTTCGACAACTCCATCATGGAGCTTCAGGACGTGCTCAGCCCCGACCTGCGCCAGGAGCTCGACGGGCTGTTCATTCCGTTGGCGGCGGAGACCGTCACCGAAGCCGAGCTTCGAGTGGCTCAGGCTCAGCTGGTGGGATGGCTGGAGGGGCTGTTCGCCGGGATCCAGGCGACCCTTTGGAGCCAGCAGGCGGCGGCCGCCAGCCAATTGGAGCAGATGCGGGTGCGGGCGCTCGAAGCGGGCCGTGCCCGCCCGGGTGACGTGCCCGGGCAGTACCTCTGA
- a CDS encoding 1-acyl-sn-glycerol-3-phosphate acyltransferase: MDRRRLLRRLRTVPTVLLLFLLVTITAPLWLAVGLVVDLFRRIGTGRPFMAVRIFAFGWVYLAVGVGGLVRLLWDWLVTGFGRNGEALLDRTYRIQEWWAITLFGAVRRIFGLTVSVDGLDDVAPGPVIVMMRHASIIDTLLPNVFVTTGAGIRLRYVLKKELLADPTLDIAGNRLINHFVDRAGDSAAEVRAVLALTDGLTASEGVLIYPEGTRFTEERRRRIIENLEGRASELAAKARSLRRVLPPRVGGSTALLESGHDVVVAAHTGLEPLATIPDAWSGRIVGSELRIRLRRFPGASIPEGRRGRVDWLFERWAEVDAWVGRA; this comes from the coding sequence ATGGACCGCCGCCGGCTGCTGCGCCGGCTGCGAACCGTCCCGACAGTCCTCCTGCTCTTCTTGTTGGTGACGATCACGGCGCCGCTGTGGCTGGCGGTCGGGCTGGTGGTCGACCTGTTCCGTCGGATCGGCACCGGCAGGCCGTTCATGGCGGTGAGGATCTTCGCCTTCGGATGGGTGTACCTGGCGGTCGGCGTCGGCGGCCTGGTGCGTCTCCTGTGGGACTGGTTGGTGACCGGCTTCGGCAGGAACGGGGAGGCCCTGTTGGATCGCACCTATCGGATCCAGGAGTGGTGGGCCATCACCCTGTTCGGGGCGGTCCGGCGCATCTTCGGGCTGACCGTTTCCGTGGACGGCCTCGACGATGTCGCTCCGGGCCCCGTGATCGTGATGATGCGCCACGCCTCGATCATCGACACCCTGCTGCCCAACGTGTTCGTGACGACGGGTGCCGGGATCCGACTTCGCTACGTGCTGAAGAAGGAGCTGCTCGCCGACCCCACGCTCGACATCGCCGGGAACCGGCTGATCAACCACTTCGTGGATCGGGCGGGCGACTCGGCCGCCGAGGTGCGAGCGGTCCTCGCCCTGACCGACGGCCTCACGGCGTCCGAGGGGGTGCTCATCTACCCCGAAGGCACCCGGTTCACCGAGGAGAGGCGTCGGCGGATCATCGAGAACCTCGAGGGCCGGGCATCGGAGCTGGCGGCGAAGGCGCGCAGCCTGCGCCGGGTGCTGCCACCGCGGGTCGGAGGCTCGACGGCGTTGCTGGAGAGTGGCCACGACGTCGTGGTCGCCGCCCACACCGGGCTGGAGCCGCTGGCGACCATCCCGGACGCCTGGTCGGGGCGAATCGTCGGCTCGGAGCTGCGTATCCGGCTCCGCCGTTTTCCTGGCGCGTCGATCCCCGAAGGCAGGAGAGGGCGCGTCGATTGGCTCTTCGAGCGATGGGCGGAGGTGGACGCCTGGGTGGGCAGGGCGTGA
- a CDS encoding peptidylprolyl isomerase, with protein MAQTYSAAPDLTIDLDGEYSATLHTSLGEVTIEFFPAEAPRAVNNFLFLASDGFYDGVIFHRIVPGFVIQAGDPTGTGRGGPGYTFRDELEDPRGYTRGTVAMANAGPNTNGSQFFVCLGDLRLPKAYTIFGKVTSGMEVVDAIAALPTDAQDRPADPPTIDSVTVTGP; from the coding sequence ATGGCCCAGACCTACTCCGCGGCGCCGGACCTCACCATCGACCTCGATGGCGAGTACTCGGCCACCCTGCACACCTCGCTCGGCGAAGTCACCATCGAGTTCTTCCCGGCCGAGGCGCCCCGGGCCGTCAACAACTTTCTCTTTCTCGCCAGCGACGGCTTCTACGACGGCGTGATCTTCCATCGGATCGTGCCCGGGTTCGTGATCCAGGCCGGCGACCCGACCGGCACCGGAAGAGGCGGACCCGGCTACACCTTCCGCGACGAGCTCGAAGACCCCCGCGGATACACCCGGGGCACCGTGGCCATGGCCAACGCCGGGCCCAACACCAACGGCTCCCAGTTCTTCGTGTGCCTCGGAGACCTGCGGCTCCCCAAGGCCTACACGATCTTCGGGAAGGTCACCTCCGGGATGGAGGTGGTCGACGCCATCGCCGCCCTGCCCACCGACGCCCAGGATCGCCCCGCCGACCCGCCGACGATCGATTCGGTGACGGTCACCGGCCCCTGA
- a CDS encoding acyl-CoA dehydrogenase → MSGYRPPITDIRFTLEHVAGLGRLTSLPEFAHLDSDLLTGALEEAGRFFAEVIAPLARDADRTGSVHEPDGSVTTAPGYRQAYRSMVDAGWVGAAFPEEWGGGGLPRAVGVGLQEMVMSADMAFALCPMLIYSADALLMAHGTDEQKATWLPRLVPGDWTATMVLTEPQAGSDVGALRTRAVPVDDGTWRITGSKIFITWGEHDMADNIVHVVLARTPGAPPGTRGISCFIVPKFLLGPDGKPDRRNDVTCVSLEEKVGIHGSPTCVLSFGDGGEGAVGYLVGEEHQGMRYMFTMMNHARLSTGLQGLALSERSYQQSAAYAQERRQGRPEGERSDDAAIIRHPDVRRMLMTMRSRIEAMRGVMYRNAVAVELAERHPEAKVREREAEIAAILTPISKAWGTDLGVEMTSLGIQIHGGMGYIEDTGIAQWWRDSRIAPIYEGTNGIQAIDLVARKLPLRGGDAFRELIEEARAEAKAAPERLSDVAAQLLYALDAVADTADRLQAMERIDSLAGATDFLDMVGDTFGGWMLLRGAIAAATGPDGYPEGFLEGRIATARFYAERILTGVPCRSAGVLAGGASVFAIPQEAFPGA, encoded by the coding sequence ATGAGCGGCTATCGCCCCCCCATCACCGACATCCGTTTCACCCTGGAGCACGTCGCAGGGCTCGGCCGGCTCACCTCGCTCCCCGAGTTCGCCCACCTCGACAGCGACCTGCTCACCGGCGCCCTGGAGGAGGCGGGCCGATTCTTCGCCGAGGTGATCGCCCCTCTGGCCAGGGATGCCGACCGCACCGGCAGCGTGCACGAACCGGACGGTTCAGTGACCACCGCCCCCGGGTACCGCCAGGCGTATCGGAGCATGGTCGATGCCGGCTGGGTCGGGGCCGCCTTTCCCGAGGAGTGGGGTGGCGGAGGCTTGCCTCGAGCGGTCGGAGTCGGTCTCCAGGAGATGGTGATGTCGGCCGACATGGCGTTCGCCCTGTGCCCCATGCTCATCTACAGCGCCGACGCCCTGCTGATGGCTCACGGGACCGACGAGCAGAAGGCCACCTGGCTCCCCCGCCTGGTGCCCGGGGATTGGACCGCCACCATGGTGCTCACCGAGCCCCAGGCCGGGTCCGACGTGGGGGCCCTGCGCACCCGGGCGGTACCCGTGGACGACGGCACCTGGCGGATCACCGGCTCCAAGATCTTCATCACCTGGGGCGAGCACGACATGGCGGACAACATCGTCCACGTGGTGCTGGCGCGGACGCCGGGGGCACCCCCCGGCACCAGGGGCATCTCCTGCTTCATCGTCCCCAAGTTCCTCCTCGGCCCCGACGGCAAGCCCGATCGGCGCAACGACGTCACCTGTGTGTCGCTGGAGGAGAAGGTGGGTATCCACGGCAGCCCCACCTGCGTGCTGTCTTTCGGCGACGGCGGAGAAGGCGCCGTCGGCTACCTGGTAGGCGAGGAGCACCAGGGCATGCGCTACATGTTCACCATGATGAACCACGCCCGCCTCTCGACCGGACTCCAGGGCCTGGCCCTCTCCGAGCGTTCCTACCAGCAGTCCGCCGCATACGCCCAGGAGCGGCGGCAGGGGCGCCCCGAAGGCGAACGCTCCGACGACGCGGCGATCATCCGTCATCCCGACGTGCGCCGCATGCTGATGACCATGCGCAGCCGGATCGAGGCGATGAGGGGGGTGATGTACCGCAACGCCGTCGCCGTCGAACTCGCCGAGCGGCATCCCGAGGCCAAGGTGCGAGAGCGGGAGGCGGAGATCGCCGCAATCCTCACGCCCATCTCCAAGGCCTGGGGAACCGACCTCGGGGTCGAGATGACCTCATTGGGAATCCAGATCCATGGCGGGATGGGGTACATCGAGGACACCGGGATCGCCCAGTGGTGGCGCGACTCGCGCATCGCCCCGATCTACGAGGGCACCAACGGGATCCAGGCGATCGACCTGGTCGCCCGGAAGCTCCCGCTGCGCGGCGGCGACGCATTCCGGGAGTTGATCGAGGAGGCCCGGGCTGAGGCGAAGGCGGCTCCCGAGCGCCTCTCCGACGTAGCGGCACAACTTCTATACGCGCTCGACGCCGTGGCCGACACCGCAGACCGCCTGCAGGCGATGGAACGAATCGACTCCCTGGCCGGAGCCACCGACTTCCTGGACATGGTCGGTGACACCTTCGGCGGATGGATGCTGCTGCGAGGTGCCATCGCCGCCGCCACCGGGCCCGATGGCTACCCGGAGGGTTTCCTGGAGGGCCGGATAGCCACCGCTCGCTTCTACGCCGAGCGAATCCTCACCGGGGTCCCCTGCCGGAGTGCGGGCGTTCTCGCCGGGGGGGCGAGCGTGTTCGCCATCCCGCAGGAGGCTTTCCCCGGCGCCTGA
- a CDS encoding YbaK/EbsC family protein — MDPTATRVVEALQALDAEFETLTIDPDLADTAAFCEHYGYRLDESANAILVASKKPEGVHAVCVALATTRLDVNHAVRRLLGVQRLSFAPADLTRQVTGMEIGGVTPFGLPDGLRVLVDAAVMDLSRCIVGGGSRAMKVSLDPEAFRRLPGAEVVEGLAVRPDPTPGDLPSSP; from the coding sequence ATGGATCCGACAGCCACCCGGGTCGTGGAGGCACTCCAGGCGCTGGATGCCGAGTTCGAGACCCTCACCATCGACCCCGACCTCGCCGACACCGCCGCCTTCTGCGAGCACTACGGCTACCGCCTCGACGAGTCGGCCAACGCCATCCTGGTGGCATCGAAGAAGCCCGAGGGCGTCCACGCCGTGTGTGTCGCCCTCGCCACCACCCGCCTCGACGTCAACCACGCCGTGCGCCGCCTATTGGGGGTACAGCGACTCTCCTTCGCCCCCGCCGATCTCACCCGCCAGGTGACCGGCATGGAGATCGGCGGGGTCACCCCGTTCGGCCTTCCCGACGGCCTGCGCGTGCTGGTCGACGCCGCCGTGATGGACCTGTCCCGCTGCATCGTCGGCGGCGGGAGCCGGGCGATGAAGGTGTCCCTCGACCCCGAGGCGTTCCGCCGCCTCCCCGGCGCCGAGGTGGTCGAAGGCCTTGCCGTCCGCCCCGATCCGACACCGGGCGATCTACCCTCGTCGCCATGA
- a CDS encoding AI-2E family transporter, which yields MTQRPARDLKGMPPWVPRLLATIVGIVVGMWVTYNVIRALRDLIVILLISLFLSVALEPGVNFLSRKGWRRGLATGAMFLALVLSAGLFIGLMIPLIVDQVSLLVERLPGYIEDISAFLARFGIDFSGERIADATGQLGGDLSSFGSDIAGSIFGVGKTLLNTVFQLLMIGLFTFYMTAEGPRFRRAVCSVLPPSRQMEVLRAWDIAIDKTGGYFYSRALLAGIGALAAWATFRVVGVPFALALALWMALLSQFVPVIGTYLGGALPLLIALLESPGKALAVAIYVLVYQQLENYLLAPKITARTMALHPAVAFGAAIAGGTLLGAPGAIMALPVAATVQAFVATYIERHQVVESPLTIEPPDDEEDGEA from the coding sequence GTGACCCAGCGCCCCGCCCGCGACCTCAAGGGGATGCCGCCATGGGTGCCGCGCCTGCTGGCCACCATCGTGGGCATCGTGGTCGGCATGTGGGTCACCTACAACGTGATCCGCGCCCTGCGCGACCTGATCGTCATCCTGCTGATCAGCCTGTTCCTCTCGGTGGCTCTCGAGCCGGGGGTCAACTTCCTGTCCCGGAAGGGCTGGCGCCGGGGCCTGGCCACCGGGGCCATGTTCCTGGCCCTGGTGCTCTCGGCAGGACTGTTCATCGGGCTGATGATCCCGCTTATCGTCGACCAGGTTTCCCTGCTGGTGGAACGACTCCCCGGGTACATCGAGGACATCTCGGCGTTCCTCGCCCGTTTCGGCATCGACTTCTCGGGGGAGCGCATCGCCGACGCCACCGGGCAGCTGGGCGGCGACCTGAGCAGCTTCGGGAGCGACATCGCCGGGAGCATCTTCGGTGTGGGCAAGACCCTGCTCAACACGGTGTTCCAGCTGCTCATGATCGGCCTGTTCACCTTCTACATGACCGCCGAAGGCCCGCGCTTCCGCAGGGCGGTGTGCTCGGTGCTGCCCCCCAGCCGGCAGATGGAGGTGCTGCGGGCCTGGGACATCGCCATCGACAAGACCGGCGGGTACTTCTACTCGCGGGCGCTGCTCGCCGGGATCGGAGCGCTGGCCGCCTGGGCGACCTTCCGGGTGGTCGGGGTGCCCTTCGCCCTGGCCCTGGCGTTGTGGATGGCGCTGCTCTCCCAGTTCGTCCCGGTGATCGGGACCTACCTGGGCGGGGCGCTGCCCCTGCTCATCGCCCTGCTGGAGAGCCCGGGCAAGGCGCTGGCGGTAGCCATCTACGTGTTGGTGTACCAACAGCTGGAGAACTACCTGCTGGCCCCGAAGATCACGGCGCGCACCATGGCCCTGCACCCGGCGGTTGCGTTCGGGGCGGCGATAGCCGGAGGCACCCTGCTGGGCGCTCCGGGGGCGATCATGGCCCTGCCCGTCGCCGCCACCGTCCAGGCGTTCGTCGCCACCTACATCGAGCGCCACCAGGTGGTCGAGTCGCCGCTGACCATCGAGCCGCCCGACGACGAAGAGGACGGCGAGGCGTAG
- a CDS encoding methylated-DNA--[protein]-cysteine S-methyltransferase, whose amino-acid sequence MTRDPILEALTGLGATAPDHLLPAVLTGAGIADGFVTRPSVVGELLVAFGPRGVTSVGLANEFDPDEYLRQRGRQALALPAPPDPIARHLDAAIEAGRPGRLAVDLSGVTPFQAEVLRVAATIPRGEVRSYGWIAGRLGRPGAMRAVGTALASNPVPIIIPCHRVVRADGRLGDYSLGDPSNKGVLLEHEGLDLPELERLAARGVRFVAAARTGVFCHPTCRHARRITRAHRVEFGSAAEAAAAGYRACTACRPLG is encoded by the coding sequence ATGACCCGCGACCCGATCCTCGAAGCCCTCACCGGCCTCGGCGCCACCGCCCCCGACCACCTGCTGCCCGCCGTCCTCACCGGCGCCGGGATCGCCGACGGCTTCGTCACCCGCCCCAGCGTCGTCGGAGAACTCCTGGTCGCCTTCGGCCCTCGCGGTGTCACCTCGGTCGGCCTCGCCAACGAGTTCGACCCCGACGAGTACCTCCGCCAGAGGGGCCGCCAGGCACTGGCCCTGCCCGCCCCGCCGGACCCGATCGCCCGCCACCTCGACGCCGCCATCGAGGCCGGCCGTCCCGGGCGGCTCGCCGTCGACCTGAGCGGCGTCACGCCGTTCCAGGCCGAGGTGCTGAGGGTGGCCGCCACCATCCCCCGCGGCGAGGTGCGCTCCTACGGATGGATCGCCGGCAGGCTGGGACGACCCGGGGCGATGCGGGCGGTGGGGACCGCCCTCGCCTCCAACCCGGTCCCGATCATCATCCCCTGCCACCGGGTGGTGCGGGCCGATGGGCGGCTCGGCGACTACTCCCTGGGCGACCCGTCCAACAAGGGCGTGCTGCTCGAGCACGAGGGCCTCGACCTGCCTGAGCTCGAGCGGCTGGCGGCGCGAGGGGTGCGGTTCGTCGCCGCCGCCAGGACCGGGGTGTTCTGCCACCCCACCTGCCGCCACGCCCGCCGGATCACCAGAGCACACCGGGTCGAGTTCGGGAGCGCCGCCGAGGCGGCCGCCGCCGGATACCGGGCCTGCACAGCCTGTCGTCCCCTCGGCTGA
- a CDS encoding RNA polymerase sigma factor, producing MEIDTLPADLAGDLDAAFPRLVSALQDGVYSGVLRMVGDSHDAEEIAQEAFLRAYRALRTYPPERIRDLRPAPWVWTIAINLCRNHYRTRARRGTPSPLPDDLAASDRTPEDEAANRHLGDALARHLAELPWEMRRAVVLRHVVGLPYEEIGEVLRRPVGTVKSDVHRGLARLRRTIPQEVDR from the coding sequence ATGGAGATCGACACCCTCCCGGCGGACCTGGCCGGCGACCTGGACGCCGCCTTCCCCCGACTTGTGTCGGCCCTCCAGGACGGCGTCTACTCGGGCGTCCTGCGAATGGTGGGCGACTCCCACGACGCCGAGGAGATCGCCCAGGAGGCCTTCCTGCGCGCCTACCGGGCGCTGCGCACCTACCCACCCGAGCGGATCCGCGACCTGCGGCCCGCCCCGTGGGTGTGGACCATCGCCATCAACCTGTGTCGCAACCACTACCGCACCCGGGCGCGCCGGGGCACCCCCTCGCCGCTTCCCGACGACCTCGCCGCGAGTGATCGCACCCCCGAGGACGAGGCCGCGAACCGCCACCTCGGAGACGCCCTGGCCCGGCACCTGGCCGAACTCCCCTGGGAGATGCGCCGCGCCGTGGTTCTCCGCCACGTCGTCGGCCTCCCCTACGAGGAGATCGGCGAGGTGCTCCGCCGGCCGGTGGGGACGGTGAAGTCCGACGTCCATCGCGGCCTCGCCCGCCTGCGCCGCACCATCCCCCAGGAGGTCGACCGATGA
- a CDS encoding methyltransferase domain-containing protein, with the protein MAGCCDPRGYRMVFSEREARRAVRRFERKGLDATARLMVDALSKRGIEGATVLEVGAGSGTAQVALLEAGAQRSTAYDISPSYERVAGALLAGRGLTDRVDWHTGDFTAAADAPEAAVVFANRVVCCYPEMEPLVDAATGRSRRLLALAYPRDRLRVRFGVKVVNLFLRMRKVPFRVFVHDPDSIAARVEAAGLLPVAGGETALWHWRVWERAA; encoded by the coding sequence ATGGCCGGATGCTGTGATCCCCGGGGCTATCGCATGGTGTTCTCCGAGCGCGAGGCGAGGCGAGCCGTGAGGCGCTTCGAGCGCAAGGGCCTCGACGCCACCGCCCGCCTCATGGTCGACGCGCTGAGCAAGCGGGGGATCGAGGGCGCCACGGTGCTGGAGGTTGGGGCAGGTTCGGGAACCGCCCAGGTGGCGCTGCTCGAGGCGGGAGCGCAGCGCTCCACGGCTTACGACATCTCCCCGTCGTACGAGCGGGTGGCGGGTGCACTTCTCGCCGGCAGGGGGCTCACGGATCGGGTCGACTGGCACACCGGCGACTTCACGGCCGCCGCCGACGCTCCCGAGGCGGCGGTGGTGTTCGCCAACCGGGTGGTGTGCTGCTACCCGGAGATGGAGCCTCTGGTCGACGCCGCCACCGGTCGTTCCCGGAGGCTGCTGGCTCTCGCCTACCCCCGTGACCGCCTGCGGGTCCGTTTTGGGGTGAAGGTGGTGAACCTGTTCCTGCGCATGCGCAAGGTCCCGTTCCGGGTGTTCGTCCACGACCCCGACTCGATCGCTGCTCGCGTGGAGGCGGCGGGCCTGTTGCCGGTGGCGGGGGGCGAGACCGCCCTGTGGCATTGGAGGGTGTGGGAGCGGGCGGCCTGA
- a CDS encoding DUF1801 domain-containing protein, translated as MCDGEPTVDGYLASLPPDRRPAMEEVRRVILDSLPDGYEEAVEWGMLSYRVPLSVYPDTYNGKPLLYAGLASQKRHMAVYLMAVYLDEAVRATFEEEYRATGKRYDAGKSCIRFKRLEDLPLELVARAIANLPVEEFVARARAAREARRR; from the coding sequence ATGTGCGACGGTGAGCCCACGGTCGACGGGTATCTGGCTTCCTTGCCGCCTGATCGACGCCCGGCGATGGAGGAGGTGCGGCGGGTCATCCTCGACAGCTTGCCCGACGGGTACGAAGAGGCGGTGGAGTGGGGGATGCTCTCCTATCGGGTGCCACTCTCCGTGTACCCGGACACCTACAACGGGAAGCCCTTGCTCTACGCCGGTCTCGCCTCGCAGAAGCGCCACATGGCGGTATACCTGATGGCGGTGTACCTGGACGAGGCGGTACGGGCGACCTTCGAGGAGGAGTACCGAGCAACCGGGAAGCGCTACGACGCAGGGAAGTCGTGCATCCGATTCAAGAGGCTCGAAGACCTCCCGCTCGAACTGGTCGCCCGGGCTATCGCCAATCTGCCGGTCGAGGAGTTCGTGGCCCGGGCCAGGGCGGCCCGGGAGGCGAGAAGAAGATGA
- the tcmP gene encoding three-Cys-motif partner protein TcmP — MSGERLWGWWTEWKLELLRDYLSAFTTASKSVSETTYLDLFAGTPGSRSRETREPLQSGAEIALEVDPPFTHLRLFELTRADELAADLGSRFPGRDLEVIQGDCNEELRAILAKGDLPPWAPTFAFIDPDGPDCWWSTLRTIAEFKQSTSKYKVELWMLFPHASMTRLLKKTGTLRPDFADRITRVFGTDDWQRIYKERVRGRIRPRAARFEYVNLMRWRVERILGYTYTHAYTVRTSRGPLYDMIFATDHSAGHRIMGDTYRKFAARFPQMAQEAKQRRSAQGVLFTVAPESAEYRHEPPLAPYGSPERRRT; from the coding sequence GTGAGCGGCGAGCGCCTCTGGGGATGGTGGACCGAGTGGAAGCTGGAATTGCTGCGTGACTACCTGTCCGCATTCACCACGGCGTCGAAATCGGTGAGCGAGACAACCTACCTCGACCTCTTTGCTGGGACACCGGGGAGCCGCAGCCGTGAGACACGCGAGCCGCTCCAGAGCGGCGCGGAGATCGCCCTGGAGGTCGACCCCCCATTCACTCACCTTCGGCTATTCGAACTCACTCGAGCCGACGAACTCGCCGCCGACCTGGGATCCCGCTTCCCCGGTAGAGACCTCGAGGTCATCCAGGGCGACTGCAACGAAGAGCTGAGAGCAATACTCGCGAAGGGCGACCTACCTCCGTGGGCACCGACGTTTGCGTTCATCGATCCCGATGGACCCGATTGCTGGTGGTCCACGCTCAGGACCATCGCAGAGTTCAAGCAGTCGACCAGCAAGTACAAGGTCGAGCTATGGATGCTGTTCCCTCACGCCTCGATGACACGGCTCCTCAAGAAGACTGGAACCCTTCGCCCGGACTTCGCCGACAGGATCACGCGCGTGTTCGGCACCGATGATTGGCAGCGAATCTACAAAGAGAGAGTGCGAGGTCGGATCAGGCCGCGTGCGGCCCGGTTCGAGTACGTCAACCTCATGCGCTGGCGAGTCGAAAGGATCCTCGGTTACACCTACACGCATGCCTATACCGTTCGCACGTCGCGGGGTCCGCTGTATGACATGATCTTCGCTACGGACCACTCAGCGGGACACCGAATCATGGGCGACACTTACCGAAAGTTCGCGGCCCGGTTCCCTCAGATGGCCCAAGAGGCCAAGCAGCGGCGATCCGCACAGGGGGTCCTGTTCACAGTGGCTCCCGAGTCAGCCGAGTACCGACACGAGCCGCCCCTGGCACCCTACGGCTCCCCCGAGAGGCGCCGGACCTGA
- a CDS encoding phage Gp37/Gp68 family protein: MSNGTGIEWTEATWNPTTGCDRVSPGCDNCYALTLAKRLKAMGSTKYQRDGDPRTSGPGFGLTLHPDTLDLPHRWVRPRIVFVNSMSDLFHPEVPESFVYEVFEVMAATPRHTYQILTKRSKRLATLGPELTWPPNVWMGVSVETIAYRFRVDHLRRVPAAVRFLSLEPLLGALPGLDLEGIDWVIVGGESGPQARPMREQWALDIRDQCAAAEVPFFFKQWGGRTPKAGGRLLAGRLHDGMPRVPVAS, from the coding sequence ATGAGCAACGGCACCGGCATCGAATGGACCGAGGCGACCTGGAATCCGACGACCGGATGCGACCGGGTCTCACCTGGCTGCGACAACTGTTACGCGCTCACCCTCGCCAAGCGGCTCAAGGCGATGGGGTCGACCAAGTACCAGCGGGACGGCGACCCACGCACCTCGGGACCCGGGTTCGGGCTCACGCTCCACCCCGACACCCTCGACCTGCCCCACCGGTGGGTGAGGCCGCGCATCGTGTTCGTCAACTCGATGAGCGACCTGTTCCACCCGGAGGTACCCGAGTCGTTCGTCTACGAGGTATTCGAGGTGATGGCGGCGACGCCGCGGCACACCTATCAGATCCTTACCAAGCGTTCCAAGCGGTTGGCCACGCTCGGACCGGAGCTGACCTGGCCGCCGAATGTGTGGATGGGAGTGAGCGTGGAGACCATCGCCTACCGGTTCCGGGTCGACCATCTGCGTCGGGTGCCGGCCGCAGTGCGGTTCCTCAGCCTCGAGCCGCTCCTCGGTGCGCTGCCGGGGCTGGACCTGGAAGGCATCGATTGGGTCATCGTAGGTGGCGAGAGTGGACCCCAGGCCCGTCCGATGCGTGAGCAATGGGCCCTCGATATCCGCGACCAATGTGCCGCTGCCGAGGTCCCCTTCTTCTTCAAGCAGTGGGGCGGGCGCACCCCGAAAGCGGGTGGCCGCCTCCTCGCCGGCCGCCTTCACGACGGGATGCCCCGGGTCCCGGTGGCGTCGTGA